The proteins below come from a single Pseudarthrobacter sp. SSS035 genomic window:
- a CDS encoding amino acid ABC transporter ATP-binding protein: MNDVVNSSAGNTGTINAAGVSIKDLRKSYGSNEVLKGISLDVAPGEVVCLIGPSGSGKSTLLRCVNLLEQPNKGAIHVGGFEATDPDVDIDKMRRKVGMVFQQFNLFPHLDAKRNCTIAQTKVLKRSQEEADKVAQHNLDRVGLGHLSDRFPDQLSGGQQQRVAIARALSMNPELMLFDEPTSALDPETVGDVLSVMRNLAKEGMTMLVVTHEMGFAREVADRVVFMDGGVVVEEGVAEQVISAPTQARTKEFLRRVLDPTHIEIEE; this comes from the coding sequence ATGAACGACGTCGTAAATTCCTCCGCCGGCAACACCGGCACCATCAACGCGGCCGGAGTGTCCATCAAGGACCTCCGCAAGTCCTACGGCAGCAACGAGGTCCTCAAGGGCATCAGCCTGGACGTTGCCCCCGGCGAAGTGGTGTGCCTGATCGGCCCGTCCGGCTCCGGCAAATCCACCCTCCTGCGCTGCGTCAACCTCCTCGAGCAGCCCAACAAGGGCGCCATCCACGTGGGCGGCTTCGAAGCTACAGACCCCGACGTGGACATCGACAAAATGCGCCGCAAGGTGGGCATGGTTTTCCAGCAGTTCAACCTGTTCCCGCACCTGGATGCCAAGCGGAACTGCACCATCGCGCAGACGAAGGTCCTGAAGCGGTCCCAGGAAGAGGCCGACAAGGTGGCCCAGCACAACCTGGACCGCGTGGGCTTGGGGCACCTGTCCGACCGTTTCCCGGACCAGCTTTCGGGCGGCCAGCAGCAGCGTGTTGCGATCGCCCGGGCGCTGAGCATGAACCCCGAACTGATGCTCTTTGACGAGCCCACCTCCGCGCTGGACCCCGAGACCGTGGGCGATGTCCTCTCGGTCATGCGGAACCTGGCCAAGGAGGGCATGACCATGCTGGTGGTGACCCACGAGATGGGCTTCGCCCGCGAGGTAGCCGACCGCGTGGTGTTCATGGACGGCGGCGTGGTGGTGGAGGAAGGTGTGGCCGAGCAGGTCATTTCCGCACCCACCCAAGCCCGCACCAAGGAGTTCCTGCGCCGGGTCCTGGACCCGACGCACATCGAGATCGAGGAGTAG
- a CDS encoding ABC transporter substrate-binding protein — MQLKSLAQAKIAAKAAAILAAGALTLTACGGSTTPAATEGGIQLINAGKLTVCSDVPYEPFEFQKDGQIVGFDIDIANEVAKDLGAELSIVDSSFEAIETGTALTGCDVSISSISITDVRKSVMDFSDPYMDDDLTLVATTASGITDINSAKGKKVGVQQATTGAKYAAENGIDAQQFEDSGLLVQALQAGTIDAALGNQSILAYAIKDDAKFERVDDYATGEKLGISIKKGNTAMAEKVNGTLKRLTDDGSLTKFETTWFGETAK; from the coding sequence ATGCAGCTCAAGTCCCTGGCCCAGGCCAAGATCGCCGCCAAGGCAGCCGCAATCCTGGCCGCCGGCGCGCTCACCCTCACTGCCTGCGGCGGCAGCACCACCCCGGCTGCGACCGAGGGCGGCATCCAGCTCATCAACGCCGGCAAGCTCACTGTCTGCTCCGACGTCCCCTACGAACCCTTCGAATTCCAGAAGGACGGCCAGATCGTTGGCTTCGACATCGACATCGCCAATGAAGTAGCCAAGGACCTCGGCGCCGAACTGAGCATCGTGGATAGCTCCTTCGAGGCCATCGAGACCGGAACCGCCCTCACCGGCTGCGACGTCTCCATCTCCTCGATTTCCATCACGGATGTCCGCAAGTCGGTCATGGACTTCTCCGACCCGTACATGGACGATGACCTCACCCTCGTGGCCACCACGGCGTCCGGGATCACGGACATCAACAGCGCCAAGGGCAAGAAGGTGGGTGTCCAGCAGGCCACCACCGGCGCAAAGTACGCGGCGGAGAACGGCATCGACGCCCAGCAGTTCGAGGACAGCGGCCTCCTGGTCCAGGCTCTCCAGGCCGGCACCATCGACGCTGCCCTGGGCAACCAGTCGATCCTGGCCTACGCCATCAAGGATGACGCCAAGTTCGAGCGTGTAGATGACTACGCCACGGGCGAGAAGCTGGGCATCTCCATCAAGAAGGGCAACACCGCCATGGCCGAGAAGGTCAACGGAACCCTGAAGCGCCTGACCGACGACGGCAGCCTGACGAAGTTCGAAACCACCTGGTTCGGCGAGACCGCCAAGTAG
- a CDS encoding glycoside hydrolase family 3 protein, whose translation MTAQTQNQARPGTSVADGKAFRDLNGNGIMDPFENPELSPQERAADLVGRLSLEEKAGLMFHTVIETGPDGSLLEQPGNISKSPTSTVIHAKFMNHFNIHALGTAREAARWSNALQELAAQTPHGIPVTISTDPRHAFIENSGVSFTAAHFSQWPEPIGLAAVGSADLIRRFAGIARQEYTAVGIRAALHPTVDLATEPRWCRQAGTFGQDSELSSKYVVEYLQGFQGAELGPDSVACTTKHFPGGGPQRDGEDAHFPYGREQVYPGGRFDEHLAPFRAAIAENTSAIMPYYGMPVGVELDGEPVEEVGFGYNRQIITNLLRDKLGYDGVVLSDWELVNDNIVGDQVLPARAWGVEQLTAPERMLKILNAGVDQFGGEECTELLIGLVRDGLVSESRLDESARRLLLVKFQLGLFDNPFVDEDAAASIVGNAEFRREGHRAQSRSVTVLTNGTSDVGTSLPLSGSPAVYLEGLDPQSLEGFGTVVQDPSAADVAIIRLHSPWDHRDDLFLEQHFHAGSLDFPPGLVSRLRTLAEKVPLVIDVRLDRPAILTPLTGFASAVVGTFGVSDTALLDAVFGRIAPEGRLPFEIPRSMDAVRASRPDVPGDTADALFPFGHGLSLPATLTTDTLGQNS comes from the coding sequence ATGACTGCACAAACCCAGAATCAAGCACGCCCCGGGACGTCCGTCGCCGACGGAAAAGCGTTCCGGGACCTCAACGGCAACGGGATCATGGATCCCTTCGAAAACCCGGAACTCAGTCCGCAGGAACGCGCTGCAGACCTGGTGGGCCGCCTCAGCCTTGAGGAAAAAGCCGGGCTGATGTTCCACACCGTGATCGAAACCGGCCCGGACGGATCCCTCCTCGAGCAACCGGGCAACATCAGCAAATCGCCCACCAGCACCGTGATCCATGCCAAGTTCATGAACCACTTCAACATCCATGCCCTCGGCACCGCCCGGGAGGCCGCCCGCTGGAGCAACGCCCTGCAGGAGCTGGCCGCGCAGACCCCGCACGGCATCCCCGTGACCATTTCCACGGACCCGCGGCATGCCTTCATCGAAAACTCCGGGGTCTCGTTCACCGCCGCCCACTTTTCCCAGTGGCCCGAGCCGATCGGCCTGGCCGCAGTGGGCAGCGCCGACCTGATCCGCCGCTTCGCCGGGATCGCACGGCAGGAGTACACCGCCGTCGGGATCCGCGCGGCCCTGCACCCCACCGTTGACCTGGCCACCGAACCGCGGTGGTGCCGGCAGGCCGGGACCTTCGGACAGGACTCGGAGCTCAGCTCGAAATACGTGGTGGAGTACCTCCAGGGGTTCCAGGGCGCGGAACTGGGGCCGGACAGCGTTGCCTGCACCACCAAGCACTTCCCCGGCGGCGGTCCGCAGCGTGACGGCGAGGATGCGCACTTCCCGTACGGCCGCGAACAGGTCTACCCCGGCGGCCGCTTCGACGAGCACCTGGCCCCGTTCCGGGCCGCGATCGCCGAAAATACCAGCGCCATCATGCCCTACTACGGCATGCCCGTGGGCGTGGAACTCGACGGCGAACCCGTGGAGGAGGTCGGTTTCGGCTACAACCGGCAGATCATCACCAACCTGCTCCGGGACAAGCTCGGCTACGACGGCGTGGTCCTCAGCGACTGGGAACTGGTCAACGACAACATCGTGGGCGACCAGGTCCTGCCGGCCCGGGCCTGGGGCGTTGAACAGCTCACCGCGCCCGAGCGCATGCTGAAGATCCTCAACGCCGGCGTGGACCAGTTCGGCGGCGAGGAATGCACCGAACTGCTCATCGGCCTGGTCCGGGACGGGCTGGTCAGCGAGTCACGTTTGGACGAGTCCGCCCGGCGGCTGCTGCTGGTGAAGTTCCAGTTGGGCCTCTTCGACAACCCGTTCGTGGACGAGGATGCCGCGGCCAGCATCGTGGGGAATGCCGAATTCCGGCGCGAAGGACACCGCGCCCAATCCCGGTCCGTCACGGTGCTCACCAACGGAACGTCCGACGTCGGGACCTCCCTTCCGCTTTCCGGCTCACCGGCCGTCTACCTTGAGGGCCTGGACCCGCAGAGTCTCGAGGGTTTCGGCACTGTGGTGCAGGACCCTTCAGCGGCCGATGTCGCGATCATCCGGCTGCACTCGCCGTGGGACCACCGGGACGATCTGTTCCTGGAGCAGCATTTCCATGCGGGGAGCCTGGATTTCCCGCCCGGGCTGGTCTCCCGGCTCCGCACCCTGGCCGAAAAGGTACCGCTGGTCATTGACGTACGGCTGGACCGCCCGGCAATCCTCACACCCCTGACCGGCTTCGCGTCCGCCGTGGTGGGCACGTTCGGCGTATCGGACACGGCACTCCTGGACGCTGTGTTCGGACGCATCGCTCCCGAAGGACGCCTGCCGTTCGAAATCCCGCGGTCGATGGATGCCGTGCGGGCATCCCGGCCCGATGTCCCCGGCGATACCGCCGATGCCCTTTTCCCGTTCGGGCACGGCCTCAGCCTGCCGGCGACACTAACAACGGACACGTTAGGACAGAACTCATGA
- a CDS encoding carbohydrate ABC transporter permease encodes MTIPETAPTIPREKAERTTAGGTQVPASPPAPARRRRTGRRLSTRRALIYAALLVAVTATLLPFAWMLLGAFKTQGELLRRPITWWPEQPTLENFVAWFTELQIGTFFLNSVVVAVFTVLGNLLFCSMVGYALAKMDFPGKRFLFLLVMVMLMVPGVVTFVPLFVLVSKLGMVSTYPALILPFLAAPMGVFLMRQFIAGIPDSLIEAARIDGAGELRTFLRIVMPLCGPPLATLGILTFLGSWNNFLWPLVVAQSEDMYTLPVALSLYSTGQNATDYGLLLAGSVLVITPIILLFVALQKYFVQGVAATGIK; translated from the coding sequence ATGACCATCCCGGAAACCGCACCCACCATCCCACGCGAAAAAGCGGAACGCACGACGGCGGGAGGCACCCAGGTGCCGGCGTCGCCGCCCGCCCCGGCCCGCCGCCGTCGTACTGGCCGCCGGCTGTCCACGCGCCGGGCGCTGATCTACGCGGCCCTCCTGGTGGCCGTGACCGCCACGCTGCTGCCGTTTGCCTGGATGCTGCTCGGCGCGTTCAAGACCCAGGGCGAGCTGCTCCGCCGGCCCATCACCTGGTGGCCGGAGCAGCCCACGCTCGAGAACTTCGTGGCCTGGTTCACCGAGCTGCAGATCGGCACGTTCTTCCTTAACAGCGTTGTGGTGGCCGTGTTCACGGTGCTCGGCAACCTGCTGTTCTGCTCGATGGTGGGCTATGCGCTGGCGAAGATGGATTTCCCCGGCAAACGTTTCCTGTTCCTGCTGGTGATGGTCATGCTGATGGTCCCGGGCGTGGTGACGTTTGTGCCGCTGTTTGTCCTGGTCAGCAAGCTGGGAATGGTCAGCACGTACCCGGCCCTGATCCTGCCGTTCCTCGCCGCGCCGATGGGGGTGTTCCTGATGCGGCAGTTCATCGCGGGGATCCCGGATTCGCTCATCGAGGCCGCCCGGATCGACGGCGCCGGCGAGCTGCGCACCTTCCTGCGGATTGTGATGCCGCTGTGCGGACCGCCGCTGGCGACGCTCGGCATCCTGACCTTCCTCGGTTCCTGGAACAACTTCCTGTGGCCGCTGGTGGTGGCGCAGAGCGAGGACATGTACACCCTGCCCGTGGCCCTTTCCCTCTACTCCACAGGCCAGAACGCCACGGACTACGGCCTGCTCCTGGCCGGCTCGGTGCTGGTGATCACGCCCATCATCCTGCTGTTCGTTGCCCTCCAGAAGTACTTCGTCCAGGGCGTCGCGGCCACCGGCATCAAGTAG
- a CDS encoding amino acid ABC transporter permease — MAMTARQRAKVSLYVQIGIFVVAVAALVLATDWKTIGNSVFNFAKIGPMFPDIFLIGLKNTLVYTFLGFVVGLSGGLLLALMKLSTFPLYRWIATGYIEFFRGVPALLVFIAFGYGVPLAFGVQWNVTLIVMISLGMVASAYIAETLRAGLQAVPKGQLEAARSLGMPQWRAMVSIVIPQAFKIVLPPLTNEVILLTKDSSLIYVLGLTASQYELTKFGRDGISSLGAGLTPLLVAGAFYLVITIPLSLLARKFESRSARTKR, encoded by the coding sequence ATGGCAATGACCGCACGTCAACGGGCCAAAGTGAGCCTGTATGTCCAGATCGGCATCTTCGTCGTGGCAGTGGCCGCGCTGGTCCTGGCCACCGACTGGAAGACAATCGGCAACAGCGTCTTCAACTTCGCCAAGATCGGCCCGATGTTCCCGGACATCTTCCTTATTGGCCTCAAAAACACCCTGGTTTATACGTTCCTCGGCTTCGTGGTGGGCCTTTCCGGCGGCCTCCTGCTGGCCCTGATGAAGCTCTCCACATTCCCGCTTTACCGCTGGATCGCCACCGGCTACATCGAATTCTTCCGCGGAGTTCCGGCGCTGCTGGTGTTCATCGCGTTCGGCTACGGTGTCCCGCTCGCGTTTGGAGTTCAGTGGAACGTTACCCTTATCGTCATGATTTCGCTGGGTATGGTGGCCTCGGCATATATCGCCGAAACCCTCCGCGCCGGACTGCAGGCTGTGCCCAAGGGACAGCTCGAAGCCGCACGTTCGCTGGGCATGCCGCAGTGGCGGGCCATGGTGTCCATCGTGATTCCGCAGGCGTTCAAGATTGTGCTCCCGCCCCTGACCAACGAGGTCATCCTGCTGACCAAGGACTCCTCGCTGATCTACGTCCTGGGCCTGACCGCCTCGCAGTATGAGCTCACCAAGTTCGGCCGCGACGGCATCTCCAGCCTGGGTGCCGGCCTGACGCCGCTCCTCGTAGCCGGCGCCTTCTACCTGGTCATCACCATCCCGCTGAGCCTCCTGGCCCGGAAGTTCGAAAGCCGCTCCGCGCGGACCAAGCGATAG
- a CDS encoding LacI family DNA-binding transcriptional regulator encodes MAKGPTVYHVAERAGVSIATVSFTFRQPEKVKASTRELVLAAADELGYVPSASARGLARGRTGALGLFAYDYLLDPSGGPGAHGGLSQEVDAAGDREEGNLRLFPLYVDEVQRGVELECWRRGQALLVGGGNPANNEAVLSDIAGRVDGLAVFPRSVPVEALARIARLIPVVEVSESLRNRGMDHVTVDNASGARAITEHLINVHGLTELMFIGAMPSSDNDERLEAFRGALAAAGAKMRHEPRYPSGGELTVAETVRTICQQGSLPQAFVCATDQDALVVMDVLAACGVNVPKHVAVTGFDGIAAGRVIRPSLTTVRQPMERMGRTMVELLLDRLDHPDKPPVDLKLPVRVVLRESCGCRPV; translated from the coding sequence ATGGCAAAGGGCCCCACTGTTTACCACGTCGCCGAACGCGCGGGCGTCTCCATCGCAACCGTCTCGTTTACCTTCCGGCAGCCGGAGAAGGTCAAGGCGTCCACCCGCGAACTGGTGCTCGCGGCTGCCGACGAATTGGGCTATGTGCCCAGTGCCAGCGCCCGCGGACTCGCACGCGGCAGGACCGGCGCCTTGGGCCTATTCGCCTACGACTACCTGTTGGATCCGTCGGGAGGCCCCGGCGCCCACGGCGGGTTGTCGCAAGAAGTGGACGCAGCGGGTGACCGCGAGGAAGGAAACCTCCGCCTGTTCCCGTTGTACGTGGACGAGGTCCAGCGCGGCGTTGAACTCGAGTGCTGGCGCCGTGGGCAGGCGCTGCTGGTTGGCGGCGGCAATCCCGCCAACAACGAGGCGGTGCTGTCCGATATTGCCGGCAGGGTTGACGGGCTGGCCGTTTTTCCGCGCTCGGTTCCCGTCGAAGCCCTGGCCCGCATAGCCCGCCTCATCCCCGTGGTGGAGGTCTCGGAGAGCCTGCGCAACCGGGGTATGGATCATGTGACCGTGGACAACGCTTCCGGAGCGCGTGCAATCACGGAGCACCTGATCAACGTGCACGGACTGACCGAGCTGATGTTCATCGGCGCCATGCCGTCATCGGACAATGACGAACGGCTAGAGGCATTCCGGGGCGCCCTTGCCGCTGCGGGCGCGAAGATGAGGCACGAGCCCCGGTATCCATCGGGCGGCGAGCTCACTGTCGCAGAAACGGTCCGGACCATCTGCCAGCAGGGCTCCCTGCCGCAGGCCTTTGTCTGCGCCACCGACCAGGATGCGCTGGTTGTTATGGATGTGCTGGCTGCGTGCGGCGTTAATGTGCCGAAACACGTGGCCGTGACCGGCTTCGACGGCATCGCCGCGGGGCGGGTCATCCGGCCCTCCCTGACCACAGTGCGGCAGCCCATGGAACGGATGGGCCGCACCATGGTGGAGCTACTCCTGGACAGGCTCGACCACCCGGACAAGCCTCCGGTGGACCTGAAACTTCCCGTGCGAGTGGTGCTGCGCGAAAGCTGCGGCTGCCGGCCAGTCTAG
- a CDS encoding carbohydrate ABC transporter permease, whose product MPAGTSRGAGRPPARAKARPGGSRRRRNAVTAWLFAAPFVLIFGVFMLGPLVSSFLMSFTDFTSRDIGNPLSVGFVGLDQYVALFKNPQFLHSVLNTAYFVLAGIPLTTVLALALAVALNNGITRFRTAFRVGFYTPVVTSIVAVAVVWRFILQPDGLLNLMLSWVGIAGPDWLNSTTWSMPALILLAVWRNLGTLMIIFLAGLQTVPTDILEAAEVDGASPWQRFMKITLPMLRPTLLLGTVLLSVGFLQFFEEPFVMTKGGPLDSTLSVSYFTFNQFGFGKYGLASAASYVLFVAIALLSLIQFRALRSKD is encoded by the coding sequence ATGCCTGCCGGCACCTCAAGGGGTGCCGGCAGGCCTCCGGCCCGCGCAAAGGCCAGACCAGGCGGCTCGCGCCGGCGACGCAACGCCGTAACGGCATGGCTGTTCGCCGCACCGTTCGTCCTCATCTTCGGCGTGTTTATGCTGGGCCCGCTGGTGTCGTCGTTCCTGATGTCCTTCACGGATTTCACCAGCCGCGACATCGGCAACCCGCTATCTGTGGGATTCGTAGGACTTGACCAGTACGTTGCCCTCTTCAAGAATCCGCAGTTCCTGCACTCCGTCCTGAACACGGCCTACTTCGTGCTGGCCGGCATCCCCCTCACCACTGTCCTGGCGCTGGCCCTCGCGGTCGCCCTGAACAACGGGATCACCCGCTTCCGCACGGCCTTCCGCGTGGGCTTCTACACTCCCGTGGTCACCAGCATCGTGGCCGTGGCCGTGGTGTGGCGCTTCATCCTCCAGCCGGACGGCCTGCTGAACCTCATGCTCAGCTGGGTGGGCATCGCGGGCCCGGACTGGCTCAACAGCACCACCTGGTCCATGCCGGCCCTGATCCTGCTGGCCGTGTGGCGCAACCTCGGCACCCTGATGATCATCTTCCTGGCCGGGCTCCAGACGGTCCCCACGGACATCCTGGAGGCCGCCGAAGTGGACGGCGCCAGCCCCTGGCAGCGGTTCATGAAGATCACCCTGCCCATGCTCCGCCCCACCCTGCTCCTCGGCACGGTCCTGCTCTCGGTGGGCTTCCTCCAGTTCTTCGAGGAGCCGTTCGTGATGACCAAGGGCGGCCCGCTGGACTCCACCCTGTCGGTGAGCTACTTCACGTTCAACCAGTTCGGGTTCGGCAAATACGGGCTCGCCTCGGCCGCCAGCTATGTGCTCTTCGTGGCCATCGCACTGTTGAGCCTGATCCAATTCCGTGCCCTGCGATCCAAGGACTGA
- a CDS encoding sugar ABC transporter substrate-binding protein has protein sequence MIHPNAKKAAAVGIAAALLLTACGRDSAGPAASSPAEAIASGPASGTITLWAQGSEGEALPALLKEFESENPGVKVNVTAIPWDAALSKYQTAIAGGTTPDVAQMGTTWMGDFADSFDATPKEIDASDFFPGSVKSTEVEGTTYGVPWYVDTRVVYYRSDLAEKAGITKAPETWDDFKTLATALKEKAGAKYGVQLPAGVAGSYLDTLPFQWSNGAKLMNDDGTKWTLDTPEAAEALKYYASFFADGLASKAVSTGTTAEASFVDGSAPMMMSGPWHVGLLNKAGGPGFEDKYKVAPMPKEKTSTSFVGGSNLVVFKKSENRDSSWKLLQWLSKPEVQLKWYKATGDLPSQQSAWKDPSLADDNKLSVFGEQLKTTNNPPAVSTWTQVAAAADSEIEQIVKAGKDPAEALKSLQQAADSIGTGK, from the coding sequence ATGATCCATCCGAATGCCAAGAAGGCAGCAGCCGTAGGCATCGCCGCCGCACTGCTCCTGACCGCCTGCGGCAGGGACTCCGCCGGCCCCGCCGCATCGTCCCCGGCCGAAGCCATTGCCTCCGGACCGGCGTCGGGCACCATCACCTTGTGGGCGCAAGGCAGCGAAGGCGAGGCACTGCCCGCACTGCTGAAGGAATTCGAATCAGAAAACCCCGGCGTCAAGGTCAACGTCACGGCCATCCCCTGGGACGCCGCCCTGAGCAAGTACCAGACCGCCATCGCAGGCGGCACCACACCGGACGTCGCCCAAATGGGCACCACCTGGATGGGCGACTTCGCCGACTCCTTCGACGCCACACCGAAGGAGATCGACGCCAGCGACTTCTTCCCCGGATCGGTGAAGTCCACCGAAGTCGAAGGAACCACCTACGGCGTGCCCTGGTATGTCGACACCCGAGTGGTCTACTACCGCAGCGACCTCGCGGAGAAGGCCGGCATCACCAAGGCGCCCGAAACCTGGGATGACTTCAAAACCCTTGCCACGGCACTCAAGGAAAAGGCCGGGGCAAAATACGGAGTCCAGCTGCCCGCCGGCGTCGCCGGCTCCTACCTGGACACCCTCCCCTTCCAGTGGTCCAACGGCGCGAAGCTGATGAACGACGACGGCACCAAGTGGACCCTCGACACCCCGGAAGCGGCTGAGGCGCTGAAGTACTACGCCAGCTTCTTCGCTGACGGGCTCGCCTCCAAGGCCGTGTCCACCGGAACTACTGCCGAAGCATCCTTCGTGGACGGTTCCGCCCCCATGATGATGAGCGGCCCGTGGCACGTCGGCCTGCTCAACAAGGCCGGCGGCCCAGGCTTTGAGGACAAGTACAAGGTTGCCCCGATGCCCAAGGAGAAGACCTCAACGTCCTTCGTGGGCGGCTCCAACCTGGTGGTCTTCAAGAAGTCCGAGAACCGCGATTCGTCCTGGAAGCTTCTCCAGTGGCTGTCCAAGCCCGAGGTCCAGCTCAAGTGGTACAAGGCCACCGGTGACCTTCCCTCGCAGCAGAGCGCCTGGAAGGACCCGTCCCTGGCCGACGACAACAAGCTCTCCGTCTTCGGCGAGCAGCTGAAGACCACCAACAACCCACCGGCCGTTTCCACCTGGACCCAGGTTGCGGCAGCCGCGGACAGCGAAATCGAACAGATCGTCAAGGCCGGCAAGGACCCCGCCGAAGCCCTGAAGTCGCTGCAGCAGGCCGCAGATTCGATCGGCACCGGGAAGTAA
- the menD gene encoding 2-succinyl-5-enolpyruvyl-6-hydroxy-3-cyclohexene-1-carboxylic-acid synthase: MTSLNSLAAARIAVDALIDGGVQYVVVSPGSRSAPMAYALAEAEAAGRVDLLVRIDERSAGFTALGLALSTGSPAAVLTTSGTAVGNLMPAVMEANHAAVPLVVVSADRPEELQGTGANQTTIQLDLFGEHVRFAADVPAGSNPLRAVETALAAATGAFSDLAPGPVQLNLAFRDPLFPAPGEGLPTAAGHPRFRIGTDPLTMNLPPAPASLEERRTVVLAGHDAGPVAEAFARAHGLPLLAEPSSNARFGPNAVGPYRLLLEHFGTSSALPIERVVMFGRPTLSRPVAALLERADVPSALYQPVPVAWYQPGRRTELPLENLADLADFAGRGPSDWLDTWLLAGAAAQHALDGVLAAEPAASGPSVGAQVWQHARGQLMLGSSNGIRDVDLAGLPAAEPAATVYANRGLAGIDGTISTATGIAIGGRQYTTLLLGDVTFLHDAGGLLLGSGEPSPDLRIVVLNDAGGAIFDLLEHGAVRESGRYTDAVERLFGTPHSVDIAALAAAYGVGHCSVGTTAGLAEALAAPLTGRSIIEVRTDRVGLRALHTRIKAAVAAAVSAVGA, translated from the coding sequence GTGACTTCCCTGAACTCCCTCGCCGCCGCGCGGATCGCCGTCGACGCCCTGATCGACGGCGGCGTCCAGTACGTGGTGGTCTCGCCCGGATCGCGTTCCGCCCCCATGGCCTACGCCCTGGCCGAGGCCGAAGCGGCCGGCCGCGTGGACCTCCTGGTCCGCATCGACGAACGCTCCGCCGGCTTCACCGCCCTGGGCCTGGCCTTGTCCACCGGCTCTCCGGCGGCCGTCCTCACCACCTCAGGCACCGCCGTCGGGAATCTTATGCCCGCCGTGATGGAGGCCAACCACGCCGCCGTTCCGCTGGTGGTGGTGTCAGCCGACCGGCCCGAAGAGCTGCAAGGGACCGGCGCCAACCAGACCACCATCCAGCTGGACCTGTTCGGCGAGCACGTGCGCTTCGCCGCCGACGTCCCGGCCGGCAGCAACCCGCTGCGCGCGGTGGAAACGGCGCTGGCCGCGGCCACCGGAGCGTTTTCCGACCTCGCACCCGGGCCCGTCCAGCTGAACCTGGCGTTCCGCGACCCGCTGTTTCCCGCGCCGGGGGAGGGGCTTCCGACGGCGGCCGGGCATCCCAGGTTCCGGATCGGCACCGACCCGCTCACCATGAACCTGCCGCCCGCCCCTGCCTCGCTGGAGGAAAGGCGCACCGTGGTGCTGGCAGGGCACGACGCCGGGCCGGTCGCCGAGGCGTTTGCCCGCGCTCACGGCCTGCCGCTGCTCGCGGAGCCATCCTCAAACGCCCGCTTCGGCCCCAACGCCGTGGGCCCGTACCGGCTGTTGCTGGAACACTTCGGAACGTCGTCCGCGCTGCCTATCGAACGGGTGGTGATGTTCGGCCGGCCCACGCTGTCCCGTCCGGTTGCCGCGCTTTTGGAGCGTGCCGACGTGCCGTCCGCGCTGTACCAGCCGGTTCCCGTGGCCTGGTACCAGCCCGGCCGGCGCACTGAACTTCCGCTGGAGAACCTGGCCGATCTCGCCGATTTCGCCGGCCGCGGCCCGTCCGACTGGCTGGATACCTGGCTGCTGGCCGGGGCCGCCGCACAGCACGCCCTCGACGGCGTCCTGGCCGCCGAGCCCGCCGCTTCCGGACCCTCCGTGGGCGCCCAGGTCTGGCAGCACGCCCGAGGCCAGTTGATGCTGGGATCCTCCAACGGCATCCGCGATGTTGACCTGGCTGGCCTGCCCGCCGCCGAGCCAGCCGCCACTGTCTACGCCAACCGCGGCCTCGCCGGGATCGACGGCACCATCTCCACTGCCACCGGGATTGCCATCGGCGGCCGCCAGTACACCACGCTGCTGCTGGGCGACGTCACCTTCCTGCATGACGCCGGCGGCCTGCTCCTGGGGTCCGGCGAACCTTCGCCGGACCTGCGGATCGTGGTGCTGAACGACGCCGGCGGGGCCATCTTTGATCTGCTGGAGCACGGGGCTGTGCGTGAATCCGGACGCTACACGGACGCCGTCGAGCGGCTCTTCGGCACCCCCCACAGCGTGGACATCGCGGCACTCGCCGCAGCGTACGGCGTCGGGCATTGCTCGGTAGGTACGACGGCGGGACTGGCCGAGGCGCTCGCCGCACCGTTGACGGGGCGCAGCATCATCGAAGTCCGCACCGACCGTGTTGGCCTCCGCGCCCTCCACACGCGCATCAAGGCCGCCGTGGCCGCCGCAGTGTCCGCAGTCGGAGCGTAG